The nucleotide sequence CCGTCGAGCCGCCACACGAAGTCGACGTCCTCGCCCAGCCGCATCTCCTCGTCGAACGCCGTGTCCTGGACGGCGTCCCGGCGCACGATCAGCGTCGCGGTCGGGACGAATCCGACCTTGGAGCCGGGACGGACGAGCGCGGGGGCCACGCCCATGTCCAGGGATGAGCGGGCGTGTTCGTAGCGGAGGAGGAGGCCGTGCGCCGTCGGGTGCGTGCGGGTGGGTGGCGCCGCGGGCGCCGGTGCCGTGGCCGGGGTGGTCGGGGTGGTCGGGGCTGCGGCGCTCGCACGCGCCGCGGCGACGGGCTCCGTGCGGGCCGCGGCGAAGGTCTTCGGACGTTTCGCGGCTGCCGAGCGGGCAAGTGCGGTGCCGCGCACCGCCGCACGCACCGCCGAGGCCGCGGTGCGGGCCGCCTCGACGAGCCGCCCGGCACGCGCTCCGGCGGCTGCCCGCACACGTGCCTTGGCACCTGCCGCCGCGCCCGCGCCCGCCGTGACGCGCGCCCGGCCGGTCGCTTGGGTGCCCGCCTTCGCGGGCGCGGGGGCGAGCGGCCCGTCCGACGCGACGGCCGCGCCGGTGTCCGCCGTCCCGTCCCCGCCGTCCCCCGCCCCACGCCCTCCGGCCGATTCCCCGGCGTCGTCCGCGATCCCGTCCGGAACGATCCGCGGGGCGACCGCCGCGACGCGGGGATCGTCGAAGTACGGGACGAGGGTGTCGAGCCAGCCCGGTTCGGGGCGGCAGTCGGAGTCGACGAACGCGACGAACGGGCTGCGGGCGAGCGCCAGTCCGGTGTTGCGGGCGGCGGCCGGTCCGCGGTTGGCGGTATGCCGGACCAGCACCGCGCCGTGGGCGTCGGCGACATCGCGGAGCGACGCGGCGTCCGGGGAGCCGTCGTCGACGACGATCACCGACAGCCCGGCCAACGCGGCGAGGCAGCGGGCGAGTTCGTCGGGCCGCCGGTAGGCGGGCACGACGACGGTGACCGGATGCGGTCCGGGCCTCGGCGCGGGGACCGGGTGGGCGAGGCCGCGGTCGACGAGTTGGCGGGCCAGCGCGCGGCCGACCGGTGACGCGGGAGCCAGGCCTCGGGCTCCCGCGCGGCGCAGGGCCGCGAGGTGGGGTCCGGCGGCGTCCTTGAAGCGGGCGAGGCGCCAGGGTGAGCCGCCGGTGGCGACGCGTCCGCCGGCCCACAGGGAGACGTCGGCGTCGAGGGCGACGGGAAGTCCGGGCGGCAGGGGCCGGGTCACGGCAGCAGCCTTCCGTGCGGGCCGACGCGCCACGCGGTGATCCGCCGGACGGCGTCGGCGGCCATCGCGCCGAGGATGCGCCGCCCTTCGTCGGCGGTGGCGCCGCCCGGATCGCCGAGGACGCCGTTGGGGGCGACGAACCGGACGCCGTGTGCCCGCAGTTCGGGCAGGATCGCGGCGATCGGGCGGCGTTCGCCGGGTGCGGCTCGCGGCAACCGCACCTGTTCGGGGGCGAGGTGCAGCATGAGCGAGGTCTCGGTGCGCCCGGCGTGCGCGTCGCCGCCGGGTGCCTCGCACGCGAGACCGGCGGTGTCGTGGCCCTCGTCGCGGAGTTGGCGCACCGCGCCGCCGAGTGCGGCGGTGTTGCCGCCGTGGCCGTTGACGAAGACGACGCGGGCGGCCCACAGCGCGAGGGAGCGCACCTGTTCGACGAGCAGGGTGTGCAGGGCTTCGTGGCCGATCGAGACGGTTCCGGGGAATCCCGCGTGCTCGCCGCTGGCGCCGTACGGGACGGCCGGTGCCACCCGGACGGTTCCGGGCAGCACCGCCGCCACGCGGTCGGCCACGGCCGCGGCGATGACGGTGTCCGTGGACAGCGGCAGGTGGGGGCCGTGCTGCTCGGTGGAGCCGAGCGGGACCAGGACCGTGCCGCCCTCGGCCACGTCGGGCCAGGCGTCGTCGGCGAGCCGCGTCGTCATCTCAGGTGGTGGCGGACGTTCCGCCGAGGGTGACCGGGAAGCCGGCGGGGATGTGGAGGTCGCCCGGGGACAGGTCGCGTACCGACGCGTGCCCGAGGCCGAGGACCGCCGAGTCGAGGCCGCCGCGCATGATGTCCAAAACGTTCTCGACGCCGGCCTGGCCGTTCGCGGCGAGTCCCCACAGGTACGCGCGGCCGATGAGCACCGCGCGGGCGCCGAGCGCGAGGGCCTTCGCGACGTCGCCGCCGCGCCGGACACCGCCGTCGAGCAGGATCTCGATCTCGTCGCCGACGGCGTCCGCGATCGCGGGCAGCAGGCGGATCGTGGCCGGGGTGGTGTCGAGGTTGTTGCCGCCGTGGTTGGACACGGAGATCGCGGTCACGCCGGCGTCGACCGCGCGGCGGGCGTCGTCGACGCGGGCGACGCCCTTGAGCAGGAAGGGCCGCTCTCCCCACTCGGTGCGCAACCACTTCACGTCGTCCCAGCTCGGCGGCGGCGTCTGCATCCATTCGCCGTACGCGCCGAAGAACGTCGGCGCCTCGCCGCCGGGCGGGCGCATGTTCGGCGCCGTCAGGTCGGGCAGCGCGCCGGTGCGGGCGAACCGCCACAGCCACCCGGGCCGGGGCAGCACCTCGGGGGCCATGCGCACCACCGTGCGCAGGTCGACCTTGTCGGGGATGACGGGGCTGCCCCAGTCGCGGCCGTGCGAGAACGACCAGTCGAGTGTGAGGATGAGCGCCTTGGCCCCGGCCTCGCGGGCGCGTTCCATGCGGTGCAGCATCGCGTCGCGGTCGCCGGTCCAGTAGATCTGGAAGAAGACGTTCGGGTTGGCCTCGCAGACCTCTTCGACCGGTTTGCTGGCGAACGAGCTGAGGCCCATGACGACGCCCCGGTTGGCGGCGGCGCGGGCGACGGCGAGTTCCCCGTCGGGGTCGACCGCCTGCACGCCGGTCGGGGATATGACCACCGGCATCGATGTCTCGACGCCGAGCACGGTGGTGGCGAGGTCGCGTTCGGCGTGGTGCCCGGCGACCTTGGGGGCGAAGCCGAGGTCGGCGAACGCGGCGCAGTTGTCGTCGATCGTCCTGCCGCGCTCGGAGCCGGCCAGCAGCGCGGAGTAGACGCTCGCCGGCAGGCGCTTCTTCGCGCGCCGCCGGGCCTCGGCGACCGTCTCGAACCAGGGGTTCCTCAACATGGGCGGTGACTCCTCACAGCAGTGCGCGTCTGTGCGCGCGGCTGTCCGATCACAGCGCGAGCCCCGCCACGGGGTTCTCGTCGCAGGCGGATACGGGGGGACGGCGGGCGATGGTGACCGGGACCGCGCGGGACGGTCCGGTACGGGAGTGGTCGACGCCGGGGCGCGGCACGTGCCCGCGGTCGTCGGGGCGTTCGGCCAGCAGCTCTTCGCCGAGGCCGCGCACGCACTCCGGGTCGGGCCCGTCGAGCGGCAGGCCGGTGAAGAACTTGGCGGCCATGCAGCCGCCCTTGCAGGTGTCGTAGAACGAGCAAGAGGCGCACGCGCCGCCGGTCTGCGGTGCGCGCAGCTCGCGGAAGAGTTCCGACGTCTGCCACACGCCCGAGAAGCCGCCGGTGTCACGGACGTTCCCGGCGAGGAAATCGTCGTGGATGGCGAACGGGCAGGCGTAGACGTCGCCGACGGGGTCGATCAGGCACACGACGCGGCCGGCCCCGCAAAGGTTCAGGCCGGGCAGCGACTTGCCGTAGGCCGACAGGTGGAAGAAGGAGTCGCCGGTGAGGACTTCGTCGCCGTTGGCGAGCAACCAGTCGTACAGCTCCCGCTGTTGTGCGGCGGTCGGGTGGAGGTCGTCCCACACGTCCACGCCGCGGCCGGATGGGCGCAGCCGGGTCAGCCGCAGCTGTGCCCCGTAGCGGTCGGCGAGTTCCTTGAACGCGTCGATCTGCGGGATGTTCTGCCGGGTGCACACGACGGAGAGTTTGAAGTTCCGCATGCCGGCGTCGGCGAGGTTGCGCATCGCGCGGATCGCGGTGTCGTACGAACCCTCGCCGCGCAGCGGGTCGTTGACGTCGGGGGTGGCGCCGTCCAGGGAGATCTGGACGTCGACGTAGTCGTTCGCGGCGAGGCGGCGGGCGGCGTCGGGGGTGATGCGGACGCCGTTGGTGGAGAACTTGACGCCGACGTGGTGAGCGGTGGCGTAGTCGAGCAGTTCCCAGAAGTCCGGGCGCACGGTGGGTTCCCCGCCGCCGATGTTGACGTAGAAGACCTGCATGGCCTCCAGTTCGTCGATGACGGCCTTGGCCTCGGCGGTGCTCAGCTCGCGCGGGTCGCGGCGTCCGGAGCTGGACAGGCAGTGCGCGCAGGCGAGGTTGCAGGCGTACGTCAGTTCCCAGGTCAGGCAGATCGGTGCGTCGAGGCCGGCCTCGAACAGGTCGGTCAACCGCTGGGGTGCGGTGTGAACGGTCATGCGGCACCCGGTCCTTCGCGTTGGGTCTGGTGGTGGATGGGGCCGTCGGTCCGGGTGAGCGGCAGCGTGGTGCCGCCGCGCCGGATGGCGATGAGTTCGGCGGCGATCGACACCGCTGTCTCCTCGAGCGTACGCGCCCCGACGTCGAGCCCGATGGGCGCTCTCAGGCGCGCCAACTCCGTTTCGGCGAGGCCGATTTCGCGGAGCCTCGCGAGGCGTTCGGCGTGCGTGCGGCGGGACCCCATCGCGCCGATGTACGCCACGGGCAGGCGCAGCGCGACCTCCAACAGCGGTACGTCGAACTTGGCTTCGTGGGTGAGGACCACAACCGCCGTACGGGCGTCGGTCGTTGTGCCCGCGAGGTAGCGGTGCGGCCAGTCGACGACGACCTCGTCCGCGTCGGGGAACCGTGTCGGGGTGGCGAACACCGGGCGGGCGTCGCACACCGTGACGCGGTAGCCGAGGAACCTGCCGATGGACGCCACCGATCGGGCGTAGTCGGTGGCGCCGAAGACCAGCAGCCGGGGCTTGGTCGCGTAGGACGCGATGAAGACCTCCAGGCCCGGGCGGCACCGCACGGACAGGACTCCGCTCATGCCGCTGTCGAGCATGGCGCGCGCCTCGGTGACCACCACGGCGTCGACGTCCGGTTCCCCGGTGCCGCCTCGGTGTCCGTCCGGGAGGACGGCGAGGGTCGGGCCGGAGCCGTCGAGGAGGTGCGCGAGGGCCACGGGCGCGGAGCCCCGGGCCGCGCGGACGACCTCGATCGCGGGGGCGGGCTGGACGAACACCTCGATGGTGCCGCCGCAGGTCAGGCCGACCTCGAAGGCGGTCTCGTCGGAGTAGCCGAAGCTCTCGCGGACGGCCGTCCCGGTGGCGATCACCTCGCGGCACAGCTCGTAGACCGCGCCCTCGACGCAGCCGCCGGACACGCTGCCGAGCACTTCGCCGTCCTCCGCGACGGCCATCACCGCGCCGGGGTCGCGGGGGGCGCTGCCGGATACCGAGATCACCGTGGCCAGGGCGTAGCGGGTGCCCGCGTCGTGCCACGCCGCAAGGCGGTCGGCGACCTCACGCATCGTGCCTGCTCCTCGGGGGCCTGGGCTGATTCGGATGATTGCGGATGATTGCTGATGATTCCGGATGATTGCGGGTGATCCGTGATCATCTCGGATGATTGCAGATTGACCGCTGGTGGCTCAGGTGCTTTCGACGAGCATCGCGGATGCCGCGAGGGCGGCCAACGCCGCGCGGAACCTGGGGAGTTCGTCGGTGGGGATGCCGCAGCCGTCGCACGCGGCGCGCGCGGTGGGCGCGTCGGGCAGGCGGCGTACGACCTCGACCAGGCGCCGGTCCTTGAGGAAGGTCAGGCGGCGCGTTCCGAAGTGGTAGAGCAGCGCCCCGAACGGCTCGGGCCGCAGGGAGACCTGCGGGTGCAGGGCCCACGGGCGGTCGAGGTCGATCCCGGGCCGTGCGGGCCGGTCCGGTCCGGCGGGTGCCGCCGCGTCCGTGCCGCGTTCGCCCGCGTCGTCGCGCGGCGGCGCCGACGTGCCGTTCCCGTGCGGCGTTCCGGTCGGCCGCCCGGCGGTCGCGGGGCGGTGCTCCGGGTCGGACGCGCCGCTCCCCCGCCGCGGCTCGGGCGTTTCCGTTGGCGCGACGGCCCCGTCCGGGCCGGTCGGCCCGCTCGGCCTGGGGGACATCAGTACACGCCGCACATGCCGTCGATCGAGACGTCCTCGATCAGGGATTCCGCCAGGGCCTCCTCCGCGGCGGCGTCCGCGGAAGCGTCGGCGGCCTCGCCGGCGAGGCTCGCGGCGTCGCGGGTTTCGGCGTCAAGGACATCGTGGCCGGTGTTCATCGGGCCTCCTCGCACTGGTCTGCGACCAGATCATCTGGTGTTCTTGCGGTGCGAGGATATTATTTGCATCGAGTGCCAAAAGGAAGCCCCTCCCTGTGCGAACCTTGAACGGCGTCCGCGTCCCCGACGTGCTCGTGATCGGCGCCGGCGCGTCCGGCTGCGCCCTGGCGGCGCGCCTGAGCGAAGCCGACGACGTGCTCGTCACCCTGGTCGAGGCCGGGCCCGTCCCGCGCGACGGCTTCCCCGACCACGCTCTCGACGCCCGACTCGTGCCGGGCGCGCGGACGGCCGGGCACCCGTACGTGGTGCCCTGGCCCGCGCGGCTGTTCCCCGACCGCCCCTACGCCGCCCCCCGAGGCCGCGTCCTCGGCGGCTCGACCACAGTCAACGGCGGCTACTTCATCCGGGCGCGGCAGACCGACTTCGCCCGGTGGGCCCACGACGCCGACGACGAACGCTGGTCGTACACAAGGGTGTTGCCGTTCCTGCGCGCGTCCGAGACCGACCTCGACCACCCCGACGCGCCCGAGCACGGAGACGCGGGCCCGGTCCCGGTGTCGCGACCCAACCCGGACCACCCGGCCGCGACCGCGTTCCTGGCCGCGGCCCGGGAATCCGGCCACGCCGCCGAGCCCGACAAGAACGCGCAGCGCACGCCCGGCGGCGGCGGCGTCCCGACGAACACGCGCGACGGGCACCGCGTCAACGCGGGCCTCGCGTACCTGCGCGCGGCGGCGCACCGGCCGAACCTGACCGTGCGCGGCGGCTGCACGGTGCACGCGGTCGTCGTCGAGCGGGGACGCGCGGTCGGCGTGCTCGTCGACGACAACGGGCGGCGCGAACTCCTGCGGGCCGGCGAAGTCGTCGTGTGCGCGGGCGCGTTCGGCAGCGCACATCTGCTGCATCTGTCGGGTCTCGGCCCGGCCGGGATGCTCGCCGCGGCCGGCATCCCCGTCGTCCAGGACCTCCCCGAGATCGGCGCGGCCCTCAGCGACCACCCGCAGATCGCCTTCGACTGGACACCCCGGCGCCGCATGCCGGCACCGGAGGGCTCCTGGCTCGGCGCGGCACTGCACCTGCGGTCGAGCGACGGGGACGCCGCCGGGGACCTGGAAATCCTCCAGTCGCTCCTGCCCACGGCCGCGCTCACGGGGGGCACCACCGCCGTCGACCCCGGGCGCCCGCTGCCGTTCCTCGTCTCGGTGCAGACGCCGCGACGCGGCGGCGGCCTGCGCACCATGGCGGCCGACCCGGGCACGCCGCCGCTCATCGACTACGGCTACCTGGCCGGGGCGGCCGACCGCCGCCGCCTGCGCGAGGCGGTACGGGCCACGGCCGCCGTCGTGGGCACGGCCGCGTTCGCGGAGATCGCGGCGGCGGTCACCGACCCGATTCCGGCCGTGCTGGACGACGATCGCGCGCTCGACGCGTGGGTCCGCGTCCGGCTCGGCACGTCGCAGCACACGTGCGGCACGGTGCCGATGGGCCCGTCGGGCGCGGTCGACGCCCACGGCCGGGTGTACGGCGTGTCCGGCCTGCGGGTGGCCGACACGTCGGTGCTGCCGACCGCGCCGATGCGGGGGCCCGCGGCGACCGCCGTCCTCATCGGGGAACTCGCGGCCGATTCGCTGCTGCGTCAGTGACGGTGTGCGGGCCGGTCCCGGCGCGCGGAGGCACCCGCGTCCGCCCCCTGGGCGTCGGCGACCGCGCGCAGCCCCGTCGCGATGTGCCGGAGGGCCTGGTCGAGGAGCGACGGCAGGTCGGCCGCGTCGTCGTCCAGCCAACTCTCGTACGCCGACACCGCGGCGGCCAACGCGGCGTGCCCCACGAGCCGGGGCACGAGGGCATCGGCGGGCAGGCCCGTGCGCTCGGCCGCGAAGTCGGTGATGATCCCCCGCCACGCGGCGTAGCGCACCGCGGCGTCGCCCTGGAGCGTCGGAACCCGAAGGATCAGCCGCATCCGCTGGCGGTGCCACGGCACTTCGGCGACGTCGAAGCGGTTGAACTCCATGATCGCCTCGCGCAGGACGTCCGTGGCGGGCGTGTCCGGATCGGACGAGGCCAGCAACTCCCGGAGCCTGCCGAGGTGTTCCTCGAAGTCGCCCCAGACCAGGTCGTTCTTGGAGGCGAAGTAGCGGAAGAACGTCCGGCGGGCGATCCCGGCCGCGGCGGCGATGTCGTCGATCGTGGTGTCGTCGAAACCGTTCCGGGCGAACAACTCGAATCCCAGTCGCTCCAACGACGCCCGCGACGTCGCCGGCGGCCTGCCCTGCCTGCTCCGCCCGCGCGCGGCGCCCGTGGCTGTCACGACGGCCTCCTCGCGCCCGGTCGACGTCTCTCGTCCGCGCAGCACCCTACTCTCGAACGAGCGCCCGCTCACGGGGAGCACTCGCGCGGTTCCGGCGCCGCGCTACGCCCCCGTGAGCGGCCACGACGCCACGTCCTCGTAGCGCGTCGGCCCCGCACCGGCGACCGAACGCACCAGGCGCAGCCGATCGGCCGCCCACCACGCGCCGGTGAGGTCCGCGAGGTCGGCCACCGCGTGCCGCAGCGCCGCCGCGCCCTCGCGCGCCTCCCGCTCGGGCTTCCGCGGCACCCGCGCGAGGGTCAGGTGCGCGTGCCACGCCCGCTCCTCCACGGGAATGCCGCTCTTGGCCGCCGCACGCCGCGCTCCGACGGCAAGCGCCGGCAACGCACGTCGGGCCCGGCCGCGGCGGGCGCCGTGCCGGGCGCGGCCGGAATCGTGGACGTCGTGGCCGGGGGCGTGGGTGTCGTGGCCGGAATCGTGAGCGTCGTCGCCCGGGGCGTGGGCGGCGCGGCCGGGATCGGAGGCAGTGCGGCCGGGATCGTCGGTGTCGTGGCCGACGGCGTGGGCGGCGCGGCCGACGGCGTGGGCGGTGCAGCCGGGGGCGTGGGCGTCGTCGCCCGGGGGGTGGGCGGTACGGCCGGGATCGCGGGCGGCGCGGTGCCCGGTCTCGATCCCGGCCCACAGGACCCGGTCACCGAACCGGCCGCCGCCGGCCACCCGCAGCGCCAGGGCGGGATGCCGCGACGCGACGCGCGCGAGACGCGGCTCCAGCACCGCCCGGGCGTCGTCGCCGACCTCCCCGAGGAACACGAGGGTCACGTGCCACGCTTCGGGCTCGGTCCAGCGCAGCACCGGATACCGGCCGCGCACCCGCTCCACCACGCCCGCCAACTCCGCCGCCGCCTCGGCGGGCGGAGTCAGCGCCACGAACAGCCGCATCCCGCGCCCTCATTCCCCGGTCACCGACGAGGACGTCGCTTCCCTTCCCCGGCGCCCTCGCCGACCGCGATCGATCCCCTCCCCCGATCCTCGGCCGTCGCCCCGGACTCCGCATCCCGCACTCGCGGGTGATCGGCCGGCGGCGGTCAGGCGCATCGCGACCCGACCGCTCCGCGCCGCCGTGTCCCAGCGGGAGGCGAGCGCCGAGCACGCGAGCGCGGCCGGGCCTCCCGATCGTTCCCCGCCACCATGTCCCCACGGGAAGCGGTCGCCGCGCGCGCAGGGCCAGCCCATCCCGCCCCGGCCGTTCCCCGTCACCACGCCCCCGCTGAAAGCGGGCGCCGAGCACGCGAGCAGGGTGGCGTGGTCCCGCCCCGACCGTTCCGCGCCTCCGTATCCCCGCGGGCACGGGCTCGCCGGCCCGGTGTCTTCGGCCCGCCGCGCGGACCGACACGCCGCGACGGTCAGCCCGTGAGCCCCGCGATGACGTCCGCCGCCCACTGCTCCGCCTCGTCGAGTGCGGCCGTGAGCGTGTCCGGCGTCGTCCCGAGGGCCGCGAAGAGGCTGTGTGCGCGAGCCGCGAAATCATCGTTCGCCGTGGGGAGTTCGTCCACGCCCGCGACGGCGCCCTTCTCGTTGAACACCCAGACTCCGGCGTCCGCGTGGCGGGCCTGGACGAGGAGCCCCACGGCGCGGAAGAGGCAGCCCGCGACGTAGAACGCGTCGCCGCGCACCGCCCCCTTGCGGGCCACCGACAACGTGAACGGCACTTCCCACCGCGCGTTGCCGACCAGGGCCTCGCGCAGGGGCTCCGGATACGCGCGGGTCTCCTGTTGCAGGCGGTGGAGTTCGCCCTCGGGGTCGGCGAGGATGCGGCCGACCGCCAATTCTCCGACGTACGCGTGCGAGTAGACGCCCAGGGGATGCCCCGCCTGCACGCCGACCTCGAATCGCCCGGCCCGGCACTCCCGCCAGATCCGACCCACGCGGTCCACGTCGCGATAGATCCAGTCGACCCGGCGACCGCCGACCGTCAGCCAGCCGCCGCCGTCCACCCACGGCCCCCAGCCACCGGGCTCGGTGACCTCCGTCGCCTCACCGGTCAGCTCGGCCGCGAGCGCCCGTAGCGCGGCGGTGTCCAAGGGCGGCCGGTAGTACAGCCCCAGGTCGAAGTCGGAGTCGGCATGGTGCGTCCCTTTCGCCCGGCTTCCCCCCAGGCACACCCCGACGATGCCCTCGACCCGCACCAACCGCTCCGCGATCTCCGCCAACCAGCTCTCGTCCATACGGGAGATCCTGCAAACCCCGCGCCGTCTCCGCGACTTCTTTTTCGCGGACGACGCACGCGGTCGGAGGCCGACGACCGACCGGTGTGCGGCGCCGCGGCGTCGGGCGGCGACATGCGCGCGGTCTGTCGCCGTTCGCCCGGACCGCCCGCGGCGTCCGGCGCGCGGGCTCGGGCAATCCGAGCAGGAGACCGATATCGCCGGTCGGCGCGCGGGCCTGCCGCACGCCGGACCGGCGCCGATGCCCCGCCGCGCGTCGGGCGAGAGGTCCCCGTGAGCAGCGGTGGGTGCGGCCGGATTCCGGCGGCTCCTCCGAGCCGTCCGCCCGCCACCTCCTCGGCCCGCTCCCCGCGTCCGGCACGCCGACGCGACCGGTCGGGCAGGAGGGCGATGTCGCCGTCCTGCCCGACCGGTTGCCCGCTCGTGCCGTGCAACGCGCCCGGGGACGCGGGCCGGTGCGCGGGTCCGGGGTCAGCAGTCGCGCATTGTCGGTGACTGGTTGAGGAGTTGGCCTCGGATCGAGGTGAAGGCCGCGTGGCGGTCGGTGTCGAGGCCGGTCGCGGGGAAGACCGCGACGCGGTGGCAGTTCTGGAAGGCGAGGCGGACGTCGAAGTGGCGTTCCAGCGAGCCCCGGATGGCGTCGGAGGCGAGCGCGCGCAGGAGCTGGCCGCGTTCGGCCTCGGTGGCGGGCGGCACCTGGTTGTCGGCGAACGGGCCGCCCTCGTCGCGCAGCCGGGTCGCGAGCGACGAGACGAGCTGCCAGGCGTACGGCAGGGAGTCGCGTACGCAGGCGACGAACTCCCTTTCGTCCACATCGCCTTGCTCGGCCTTCTCCAGCAGTGCGGGGGATACGTCGAGAGACATCGGTGCCGTCCTTTCGACCGGAACACGGTTGGCTGCTCCGGGAGTTCGGGGTGTGGCGCAAGGGAGTACGCGGCCGACGCGCGGTGTTCGCGGTCGGACGTGGCCACACTTCGACGCTATCGGCAACGATTGTCATCTTCAACCTCTTCGTCAACCCGGCGTGTCCGGACGGTCACCGTCGCGCGGGCCCGGCGGGCGGCCGGGCGCGGGACGCGTCGGTTGCCACTCCGTCGGTGAGAAGTTACGTTCCTCGAAATGAGAATGACGTGTTCGGCGGTCGGGGGGGGCTCGGCGCGGTCGGCAACCGTGCGGACGTCCGGTTCCGACGTCGTTCACGGTCGGTTCCGGGTGAGGCGGGCGAGACGTCCCGCTCGGGGCGCGAGACCTCGCATGTGACCGATCGCATCGGCACCGCAACCACCATGGAGGGTGGGCACCGTGACCAACGTCAGTGAGGCCGGCGACCTGTACTGGGACCCGATCGACAAGGTGATCGACATCGACCCGTACCCGCTGTGGCGGCGGATGCGGGAGGAGCAACCGGTCTACCGCAACGACAAGTTCGACTTCTTCGCGCTGTCCCGGTTCGAGGACGTGGAGACGGCGCACCGGGACACCGGCACCTACAGTTCGGCGCACGGCACGGTTCTGGAGATCATGTCCCCGGAGCCGCTGCCC is from Yinghuangia sp. ASG 101 and encodes:
- the mftA gene encoding mycofactocin precursor MftA (Mycofactocin is a small molecule electron carrier derived from the final two amino acids, Val-Tyr, of MftA, the mycofactocin precursor. It plays a role in redox homeostasis and the metabolism of alcohols and aldehydes in Actinobacteria, including Mycobacterium tuberculosis.), with amino-acid sequence MNTGHDVLDAETRDAASLAGEAADASADAAAEEALAESLIEDVSIDGMCGVY
- the mftG gene encoding mycofactocin dehydrogenase MftG; the protein is MRTLNGVRVPDVLVIGAGASGCALAARLSEADDVLVTLVEAGPVPRDGFPDHALDARLVPGARTAGHPYVVPWPARLFPDRPYAAPRGRVLGGSTTVNGGYFIRARQTDFARWAHDADDERWSYTRVLPFLRASETDLDHPDAPEHGDAGPVPVSRPNPDHPAATAFLAAARESGHAAEPDKNAQRTPGGGGVPTNTRDGHRVNAGLAYLRAAAHRPNLTVRGGCTVHAVVVERGRAVGVLVDDNGRRELLRAGEVVVCAGAFGSAHLLHLSGLGPAGMLAAAGIPVVQDLPEIGAALSDHPQIAFDWTPRRRMPAPEGSWLGAALHLRSSDGDAAGDLEILQSLLPTAALTGGTTAVDPGRPLPFLVSVQTPRRGGGLRTMAADPGTPPLIDYGYLAGAADRRRLREAVRATAAVVGTAAFAEIAAAVTDPIPAVLDDDRALDAWVRVRLGTSQHTCGTVPMGPSGAVDAHGRVYGVSGLRVADTSVLPTAPMRGPAATAVLIGELAADSLLRQ
- the mftR gene encoding mycofactocin system transcriptional regulator (MftR, the mycofactocin system transcriptional regulator, is an uncharacterized TetR family DNA-binding transcription factor. Its role is inferred by context. It occurs as part of the biosynthesis locus for mycofactocin, a partially characterized electron carrier derived from the terminal Val-Tyr dipeptide of the precursor peptide MftA, through a radical SAM enzyme-mediated process.), translated to MTATGAARGRSRQGRPPATSRASLERLGFELFARNGFDDTTIDDIAAAAGIARRTFFRYFASKNDLVWGDFEEHLGRLRELLASSDPDTPATDVLREAIMEFNRFDVAEVPWHRQRMRLILRVPTLQGDAAVRYAAWRGIITDFAAERTGLPADALVPRLVGHAALAAAVSAYESWLDDDAADLPSLLDQALRHIATGLRAVADAQGADAGASARRDRPAHRH
- the thpR gene encoding RNA 2',3'-cyclic phosphodiesterase; its protein translation is MRLFVALTPPAEAAAELAGVVERVRGRYPVLRWTEPEAWHVTLVFLGEVGDDARAVLEPRLARVASRHPALALRVAGGGRFGDRVLWAGIETGHRAARDPGRTAHPPGDDAHAPGCTAHAVGRAAHAVGHDTDDPGRTASDPGRAAHAPGDDAHDSGHDTHAPGHDVHDSGRARHGARRGRARRALPALAVGARRAAAKSGIPVEERAWHAHLTLARVPRKPEREAREGAAALRHAVADLADLTGAWWAADRLRLVRSVAGAGPTRYEDVASWPLTGA
- a CDS encoding nucleotidyltransferase domain-containing protein — translated: MDESWLAEIAERLVRVEGIVGVCLGGSRAKGTHHADSDFDLGLYYRPPLDTAALRALAAELTGEATEVTEPGGWGPWVDGGGWLTVGGRRVDWIYRDVDRVGRIWRECRAGRFEVGVQAGHPLGVYSHAYVGELAVGRILADPEGELHRLQQETRAYPEPLREALVGNARWEVPFTLSVARKGAVRGDAFYVAGCLFRAVGLLVQARHADAGVWVFNEKGAVAGVDELPTANDDFAARAHSLFAALGTTPDTLTAALDEAEQWAADVIAGLTG
- a CDS encoding SCO5389 family protein; protein product: MSLDVSPALLEKAEQGDVDEREFVACVRDSLPYAWQLVSSLATRLRDEGGPFADNQVPPATEAERGQLLRALASDAIRGSLERHFDVRLAFQNCHRVAVFPATGLDTDRHAAFTSIRGQLLNQSPTMRDC